One genomic window of Bradyrhizobium sp. B124 includes the following:
- a CDS encoding haloacid dehalogenase type II, with protein MDSETIKREVKICMFDQYGTVVDMQGGLTRIATPFLQKKGWKGDPNSFVTWWRRTHFENSMIDALLHREHTPYREIGHRAVSHVMDRAKIDYTVDEVRYLVGEIEKLVPFPEVPEALARLQAKYKLVVLSNGDPDMLETAKQYHKVPFDRVISVAEANSFKPHVATYTKAAEIMGVKPDRVLFVANHAFDCIGAKSAGMRTAFIDRRSRPFGITPHQPDILVPSMKDLADAIV; from the coding sequence ATGGATTCCGAGACGATCAAGCGCGAAGTGAAGATCTGCATGTTCGATCAGTACGGCACGGTCGTCGACATGCAGGGCGGCCTGACCAGGATCGCGACGCCGTTCCTTCAGAAGAAAGGCTGGAAGGGCGATCCGAATTCCTTCGTTACATGGTGGCGCCGCACCCATTTCGAGAACTCGATGATCGATGCGCTGCTGCATCGCGAGCACACGCCCTATCGCGAGATCGGGCATCGCGCGGTGTCGCACGTGATGGATCGCGCCAAGATCGACTACACGGTGGATGAGGTGCGTTATCTCGTCGGCGAGATCGAGAAGCTGGTGCCGTTTCCGGAAGTGCCGGAAGCGCTCGCGCGGCTGCAAGCCAAATACAAGCTGGTGGTGCTGTCGAACGGCGATCCCGACATGCTCGAGACCGCAAAGCAGTACCACAAGGTCCCATTCGATCGCGTGATCTCGGTGGCGGAAGCGAATTCGTTCAAGCCGCATGTCGCGACCTACACCAAGGCTGCCGAGATCATGGGCGTGAAGCCCGATCGAGTGCTGTTCGTGGCCAATCATGCCTTCGACTGCATCGGCGCCAAGTCCGCCGGCATGCGGACGGCCTTCATCGACCGGCGCAGCCGCCCGTTCGGCATCACGCCACACCAGCCTGACATCCTGGTGCCGTCGATGAAGGACCTCGCCGATGCGATCGTCTGA
- a CDS encoding CoA transferase, which yields MRSSDREPLSGIRVLDLCRVVSGPFATMQLGDLGADIVKIEDPRQGDESRRYGPPFIGGESAYFLSVNRNKRSCAIDLKSPAGRDAVLDLASAADVVIENFRPGTLDKWGLGFDVLRARKSDIILCSISGFGRTGADALRPGYDLILQGESGVMDITGDPMGPPTKVGTSIADLVTGLYASHSVLAALMRKNRTGEGGRVDVSMLDAMASLLTFNAGMYFATGQSPRRRGNVHPTISPYEPFEASDGWINVGVANDKFWAAFCDVIGRPELREDSRFATAPKRAASRNDLVAVLAPIFAGRSRADWLQALAVAGIPCGAIKSVGEVCETPQLTERGMVQTVRHPAAGDVRFIARPTRFGDEPPAPSTPPPMLGEHTSEVLAEWCGWTDDRLERFAVEGAFGDFGRSFVRSPK from the coding sequence ATGCGATCGTCTGATCGCGAGCCGCTCTCCGGCATCAGGGTTCTCGACCTCTGCCGCGTGGTCTCCGGCCCCTTTGCCACGATGCAGCTCGGCGATCTCGGCGCCGACATCGTCAAGATCGAGGATCCGCGGCAGGGCGACGAAAGCCGCCGCTACGGGCCGCCCTTCATCGGCGGCGAGAGCGCGTATTTCCTGTCGGTGAACCGCAACAAGCGCAGTTGCGCCATCGATCTGAAGTCGCCGGCGGGGCGCGATGCGGTGCTCGATCTTGCGTCCGCGGCCGACGTCGTGATTGAGAATTTTCGCCCGGGCACGCTCGACAAATGGGGGCTCGGCTTCGACGTGTTGCGGGCCCGCAAGTCCGACATCATCCTGTGCAGCATCTCGGGGTTCGGCCGCACCGGTGCGGACGCCTTGCGCCCCGGCTACGATCTGATCCTGCAGGGCGAATCCGGCGTGATGGACATCACCGGTGATCCCATGGGGCCGCCGACCAAGGTCGGCACCTCGATCGCCGATCTCGTCACCGGGTTGTATGCGTCGCATTCGGTGCTCGCCGCCTTGATGCGGAAGAACCGCACGGGCGAGGGCGGACGGGTCGACGTCTCCATGCTCGACGCCATGGCATCGCTGCTGACGTTCAACGCCGGCATGTACTTCGCCACGGGGCAAAGCCCGCGGCGCCGGGGCAACGTCCATCCGACCATCAGCCCGTACGAACCGTTCGAGGCGAGTGACGGCTGGATCAATGTCGGGGTCGCGAACGACAAGTTCTGGGCGGCCTTTTGCGACGTCATCGGCCGGCCGGAGCTGCGCGAAGATAGCCGCTTCGCAACCGCCCCGAAGCGCGCGGCGAGCCGGAACGATCTCGTCGCGGTCCTCGCCCCCATCTTCGCCGGCAGGAGTCGCGCCGATTGGCTGCAGGCGCTCGCCGTGGCCGGCATTCCGTGCGGTGCGATCAAGTCGGTCGGCGAGGTCTGCGAGACGCCGCAACTTACCGAGCGCGGCATGGTCCAGACCGTCCGTCATCCGGCCGCGGGGGATGTGAGGTTCATAGCCCGGCCGACGCGGTTCGGCGACGAGCCGCCGGCGCCGTCCACGCCGCCGCCGATGCTCGGCGAACACACAAGCGAGGTGCTTGCGGAATGGTGCGGCTGGACCGACGATCGGCTCGAGAGATTCGCGGTCGAAGGCGCGTTCGGAGACTTTGGACGGAGCTTCGTGCGATCGCCCAAGTGA
- the bioB gene encoding biotin synthase BioB, which yields MVDVVEIERTDSRRSAPPRKNWERAEAETLYNLPFADLMFQAQGVHRANFNPNHVETASLLSIKTGGCPEDCGYCSQSAHYDTGLKATRLMPRAEVVAVAQRAKDAGATRFCMAAAWRTPKDRDLDQVCDMVSAVKGLGMETCVTLGMLTPNQAERLSDAGLDFYNHNVDTSPEYYDKIITTRTLQDRIDTLAHVRDAGIKVCCGGIIGMGEQVEDRLGMLMLLANLPGHPESVPINLWNEVKGVPVNDTAERPDPIALVRLVATARIMMPKSVVRLSAGRQYMTDELQAMCFLAGANSIFIGDVLLTTKNPQRDRDADLLDRLGITSRLA from the coding sequence ATGGTTGATGTCGTTGAGATCGAACGGACCGATAGCCGCCGCAGCGCACCGCCCCGCAAGAACTGGGAGCGTGCCGAGGCCGAGACGCTCTATAACTTGCCGTTCGCGGACCTGATGTTCCAGGCGCAGGGCGTCCACCGCGCCAACTTCAATCCGAACCACGTCGAAACCGCGAGCCTGCTCAGCATCAAGACCGGCGGCTGTCCGGAGGACTGCGGCTACTGCTCCCAGAGTGCGCATTACGACACCGGCCTGAAGGCCACCCGCCTGATGCCGCGGGCCGAGGTGGTCGCGGTCGCGCAACGCGCCAAGGACGCCGGCGCAACCCGCTTCTGCATGGCCGCGGCCTGGCGCACCCCCAAGGACCGCGATCTCGATCAGGTCTGTGACATGGTCAGCGCGGTGAAGGGGCTGGGCATGGAAACCTGCGTCACGCTCGGGATGCTGACGCCGAACCAGGCCGAACGCCTCTCCGACGCCGGGCTCGATTTCTATAACCACAACGTCGATACCTCGCCGGAGTACTACGACAAGATCATCACCACCCGCACTTTGCAGGACCGCATCGATACGCTTGCGCATGTGCGCGACGCCGGCATCAAGGTCTGCTGCGGCGGCATTATCGGCATGGGTGAACAGGTCGAAGACCGGCTCGGCATGCTGATGCTGCTTGCCAATCTCCCCGGCCATCCGGAGAGCGTGCCGATCAATCTGTGGAACGAGGTCAAGGGCGTGCCGGTCAATGACACCGCCGAGCGTCCCGATCCGATCGCGCTGGTGCGGCTGGTTGCGACGGCGCGGATCATGATGCCGAAGAGCGTGGTGCGGCTGTCGGCTGGACGGCAATACATGACCGATGAACTTCAGGCGATGTGCTTCCTCGCCGGCGCGAACTCGATCTTCATCGGCGATGTGCTGCTGACCACCAAGAACCCGCAGCGCGATCGCGACGCCGATCTGCTCGACCGGCTCGGCATCACATCCCGCCTCGCCTGA
- a CDS encoding adenosylmethionine--8-amino-7-oxononanoate transaminase produces MTSAQKSPIWHPFTQHALHGEMTRIVRGEGAYLYTADDRRIIDAISSWWVVTHGHCHPHIVRAIQNQAEQLNQIIFAGHTHDPAEEVAAQLLKLAPRGLDYVFFSDSGSTSVEVALKMALGYWHNIGVPRMRIIVMQHSYHGDTVGTMSVGARGVFNKAYEPLLFDVESIPFPAAGHEQATLDALDAACKTEAAAAFIVEPLILGAGGMLMYPPWVLKEMKRICEASDVLFIADEVMTGWGRTGTLFACEQADVTPDIACYSKGLTGGSLPLAVTLCRAEIYDAHYSSDRSRTFFHSSSYTANPVACAAARANLELWQRGAGERTAPLAAMQERLIAPFRADARFENVRRTGTITALDLKASDAGYLAGIGPKLQAFFARRNLLLRPLGNTIYVMPPYCVTEADIVEIYAAIADAAEELA; encoded by the coding sequence ATGACATCAGCTCAGAAATCGCCGATCTGGCACCCGTTCACCCAGCACGCTCTGCACGGCGAGATGACAAGGATCGTGCGCGGGGAGGGCGCCTATCTCTACACCGCGGACGACCGCCGGATCATCGATGCGATCTCATCCTGGTGGGTGGTGACCCATGGCCATTGCCATCCGCATATCGTACGCGCGATCCAGAACCAGGCGGAACAGCTCAACCAGATCATCTTTGCCGGCCATACCCACGATCCGGCGGAAGAGGTTGCGGCGCAGCTCCTGAAGCTGGCGCCGCGTGGCCTCGACTATGTGTTCTTCTCCGACTCTGGATCTACCAGCGTGGAAGTGGCGCTGAAGATGGCGCTCGGCTACTGGCACAATATCGGCGTGCCGCGCATGCGCATCATCGTCATGCAGCACTCCTACCACGGCGACACCGTGGGGACGATGTCGGTCGGCGCACGCGGCGTCTTCAACAAGGCCTATGAGCCGCTGCTGTTCGATGTCGAATCAATCCCGTTTCCGGCCGCCGGCCACGAGCAGGCGACACTCGATGCGCTCGACGCCGCGTGCAAGACGGAAGCCGCGGCCGCATTCATTGTCGAACCGCTGATCCTCGGCGCGGGCGGGATGCTGATGTATCCGCCCTGGGTGCTGAAGGAAATGAAGCGCATCTGCGAGGCCTCCGATGTGCTGTTCATTGCCGATGAGGTGATGACCGGCTGGGGCCGCACCGGCACATTGTTCGCGTGCGAGCAAGCCGACGTCACGCCGGACATCGCCTGCTATTCGAAGGGCCTCACCGGCGGATCGCTGCCGCTCGCAGTGACGCTCTGCCGCGCCGAGATCTACGACGCGCATTATTCCAGCGATCGTTCGCGAACCTTCTTCCATTCCAGTTCCTATACGGCAAACCCGGTCGCCTGCGCCGCCGCAAGGGCAAACCTCGAACTCTGGCAGCGCGGCGCGGGCGAGCGCACAGCCCCGCTCGCCGCGATGCAGGAGCGCCTGATCGCACCATTCCGCGCCGACGCACGCTTTGAGAACGTCCGCCGCACCGGCACCATCACCGCGCTTGACTTGAAGGCAAGCGATGCCGGCTATCTCGCAGGCATCGGTCCAAAGCTTCAGGCCTTCTTCGCGCGTCGAAACCTGCTGCTGCGCCCGCTCGGCAACACAATCTACGTCATGCCGCCCTACTGCGTGACGGAGGCTGATATCGTTGAGATTTATGCCGCGATCGCGGACGCAGCCGAGGAGCTGGCCTGA
- a CDS encoding PaaI family thioesterase — MRDIAEQMMRRAVADERQEFGSFFLSRFFGLEIAYQSEACIVSFDIEGPLFNPQGTLHGGVLATALDISMGHLVNHVAGAGTTLEMKVQYLAAVREGRVTCHATFLKRGRKTFFVQSQASTAAGEPIAHATSTWQLLSRG; from the coding sequence ATGAGAGATATCGCCGAGCAGATGATGCGTCGCGCTGTCGCGGACGAGCGGCAGGAATTCGGGTCGTTCTTCCTGTCGCGCTTCTTCGGCCTCGAGATCGCCTACCAAAGCGAGGCGTGCATCGTCTCGTTCGACATCGAGGGGCCGCTGTTCAACCCGCAAGGCACCTTGCACGGCGGGGTTCTCGCAACCGCGCTCGATATCTCGATGGGGCATCTGGTCAACCACGTCGCCGGTGCCGGCACCACGCTCGAGATGAAGGTGCAGTATCTCGCCGCGGTCCGCGAAGGGCGCGTGACCTGTCACGCGACCTTCCTGAAGCGCGGCCGGAAGACCTTCTTCGTGCAATCCCAGGCCTCCACCGCAGCCGGCGAGCCGATCGCGCATGCCACATCGACTTGGCAACTGCTGAGCCGAGGCTGA
- a CDS encoding YbaK/EbsC family protein, with the protein MTISPTLHKYLAAENIAYDEIPHVLTMSSALTAQACHVPGDRLAKAIVLRRNGGYLLAVLPASHHLRLADLRASFGDDIAMAAESEIDRLFADCAHGAVPAAGICYGLDVIVDDSIQMQPEIYIEAGDHETLLHLGRAQFARLTAGCLHGRFSTHD; encoded by the coding sequence ATGACCATTTCTCCCACACTGCACAAATATCTCGCAGCGGAAAACATCGCGTACGACGAAATCCCGCATGTGCTGACGATGTCGTCAGCCCTGACCGCCCAGGCATGTCACGTCCCGGGTGACCGCCTAGCCAAGGCCATTGTATTGCGCCGCAATGGCGGCTACCTGCTCGCCGTGTTGCCGGCATCGCATCACCTCAGGCTGGCGGATCTGAGGGCGAGCTTCGGCGATGATATTGCGATGGCTGCTGAAAGCGAGATCGATCGGCTGTTCGCGGACTGTGCGCACGGGGCGGTTCCCGCTGCCGGCATCTGCTATGGGCTCGACGTTATCGTTGATGACAGCATCCAGATGCAGCCCGAGATCTATATCGAAGCCGGCGATCATGAGACGTTGCTTCATCTCGGTCGTGCGCAATTCGCGCGCTTGACCGCCGGTTGCCTGCACGGCCGCTTCAGTACGCACGACTGA
- a CDS encoding MFS transporter, with the protein MARSADIDINAGARLDRLPICGFHWRILALIGAGMFLDAFDIYLAGGVLGAVLKEGWSTLELNAAFVSATFVGMTIGAWFSGILGDRFGRRFSYQMNLAIFGLASIAAAFAPSMTVLIGLRFIIGIGLGAEIVVGYATLTEFVPATSRGRWIGLLAVITNFSLFASSMIGLWVIPTLGWRYMFALVGLLAMIVWFLRKSMPESPRWLAANGRADEAEAILSAIEAEAARKGTLAPVAAGAPAQESPGAVWRLFQPPYLARTLLGSLLHIVVGFSLYGFIGWLPTFMVKGGHSVVSSLGYTTVMALGGPVGSLIGLVLADRLGRKLSIVCSSIAAAALGIAYPYMPDGVALAGVGFLLVTAIYVMLATGFAMHVPELFPTRYRLRGTAICATSGRIATALVQYVVVAIFAWQGLTGVLTTLAGILVFQAVVFLMFGFETKGRSLEDASAVTNAEAGHPSSIARRPADIGA; encoded by the coding sequence ATGGCGCGATCCGCCGACATCGACATCAACGCGGGCGCGCGCCTCGACAGGCTGCCGATCTGCGGATTCCACTGGCGTATCCTGGCCCTGATCGGCGCCGGCATGTTCCTCGATGCATTCGACATCTATCTGGCCGGCGGTGTGCTGGGCGCGGTGCTCAAGGAAGGCTGGTCGACGCTCGAGCTCAACGCCGCATTTGTCTCCGCGACCTTTGTCGGAATGACGATCGGCGCCTGGTTCTCCGGCATCCTTGGCGACCGCTTCGGTCGCCGCTTCTCCTACCAGATGAACCTTGCGATCTTCGGCCTCGCGTCGATCGCCGCCGCCTTCGCGCCCAGCATGACGGTTCTGATCGGCCTGCGCTTCATCATCGGCATCGGCCTCGGCGCCGAGATCGTGGTCGGCTACGCGACCTTGACCGAGTTCGTGCCGGCCACCTCGCGCGGCCGCTGGATCGGGCTGCTCGCCGTGATCACCAACTTCTCGCTGTTCGCGTCATCCATGATCGGCCTGTGGGTGATCCCGACGCTGGGGTGGCGCTACATGTTCGCTCTCGTCGGCCTCCTCGCGATGATCGTCTGGTTCTTGCGCAAGTCGATGCCGGAATCGCCGCGTTGGCTCGCCGCCAACGGCCGCGCCGACGAGGCCGAGGCAATTCTTTCGGCGATCGAAGCGGAGGCCGCGCGCAAGGGAACGCTGGCTCCCGTCGCCGCCGGCGCGCCGGCGCAGGAATCGCCCGGTGCGGTCTGGCGCCTGTTCCAGCCGCCGTATCTCGCGCGCACGCTGCTCGGCAGCCTGCTGCACATCGTCGTCGGCTTCAGTCTCTACGGGTTCATCGGCTGGCTGCCGACGTTCATGGTCAAGGGCGGCCACAGCGTGGTCTCCTCGCTGGGCTACACCACCGTGATGGCGCTGGGTGGTCCGGTCGGATCGCTGATCGGGCTCGTGCTGGCGGACCGGCTCGGACGCAAGCTCTCGATCGTCTGCTCGTCGATTGCGGCTGCCGCGCTCGGCATTGCCTATCCGTACATGCCGGACGGTGTTGCACTCGCGGGCGTCGGCTTCCTGCTGGTCACCGCGATCTACGTCATGCTGGCGACGGGATTTGCAATGCATGTCCCCGAACTGTTCCCGACGCGCTACCGGCTTCGCGGCACGGCGATCTGCGCCACGTCCGGACGGATCGCGACCGCGCTGGTCCAGTACGTCGTTGTCGCGATCTTCGCCTGGCAAGGGTTGACCGGCGTGTTGACGACCCTGGCCGGCATCCTCGTGTTCCAGGCCGTGGTGTTTCTCATGTTCGGATTCGAAACCAAGGGACGCTCGCTGGAGGACGCGTCGGCCGTCACGAACGCCGAGGCAGGACATCCATCGTCGATCGCACGGAGGCCGGCGGACATCGGCGCCTAA
- the bioD gene encoding dethiobiotin synthase has protein sequence MSCRIVVTGTDTGIGKTIFSAGLAGFLGASYWKPVQSGLEDETDAQLVARLAGLAADRIVPERYRLRTPASPHQSAAIDGVRIDPAALDLPDAGDRPLVIEGAGGLMVPLNDDTLFIDMFERWRLPVVLCARTALGTINHSLLSVEALRKRNIDILGIAFIGENNPESERAICDMGQVRRLGRLPWLSRLAADTLQTAFGASFRRDDFNP, from the coding sequence ATGAGCTGCCGGATCGTGGTGACCGGCACCGATACCGGAATCGGGAAGACGATCTTCTCCGCGGGCCTCGCCGGCTTTCTCGGCGCGAGCTACTGGAAGCCGGTTCAGTCCGGCCTTGAGGACGAGACCGATGCGCAGTTGGTGGCCCGGCTTGCGGGTCTCGCGGCCGATCGCATCGTGCCGGAGCGTTACCGGCTTCGGACGCCGGCTTCGCCGCATCAGTCCGCCGCGATCGACGGCGTCCGCATCGATCCTGCCGCGCTCGACTTGCCTGACGCCGGTGACCGTCCGCTGGTGATCGAGGGCGCCGGCGGGCTGATGGTGCCGCTGAATGACGACACGCTCTTTATCGACATGTTCGAGCGGTGGCGGCTTCCGGTCGTGCTGTGCGCCCGCACGGCGCTCGGCACCATCAATCACTCGCTGCTGTCGGTCGAGGCGCTGCGCAAGCGCAACATCGATATTCTCGGGATCGCCTTCATCGGCGAAAACAATCCCGAGAGCGAGCGCGCTATCTGCGACATGGGACAAGTGCGCCGGCTGGGCCGGTTGCCCTGGCTGTCTCGGCTTGCCGCAGACACGCTGCAAACAGCTTTCGGCGCCTCGTTCCGGCGCGACGATTTCAACCCATGA
- a CDS encoding LysR family transcriptional regulator, producing MNLRSIDLNLLVALDALLTERHVTKAADRVGLSQPAMSNALNRLRAMFEDELLVRTTSGMKPTPRATELAEPLRQVLRQVERVMASDAGFDPNRTERTFTIRMSDILACLLLPRLAAARTPDARISYNTIHLPPALTIDALERDEIDVAVSMGLEHSASIRSETLLHDRMVCLMRSGHQIKRGRLTFERFIAQEHMKVSMSPTDLRFVDDVLAERGHRRRIALNVPHWLVVPHVLKSTDLLAVMPRHLAAVLMDDGLRMEELPFESAPFDWMLYWHRRYDQSNANGWLRDRLRAACSDLS from the coding sequence ATGAACCTCCGATCCATCGACCTCAATCTGCTCGTCGCGCTGGACGCACTGCTGACCGAGCGTCATGTCACCAAGGCAGCCGACCGCGTCGGCCTCAGTCAACCTGCGATGAGCAACGCACTCAACCGGCTGCGTGCGATGTTCGAGGACGAGCTGCTGGTGCGGACGACGAGCGGGATGAAGCCGACGCCCCGCGCCACCGAACTGGCGGAGCCGCTGCGCCAGGTGCTGCGCCAGGTCGAGCGGGTGATGGCGAGCGACGCCGGCTTCGATCCAAACCGGACGGAGCGCACCTTCACGATCAGGATGTCGGATATTCTTGCATGCCTGCTGCTGCCGCGACTCGCCGCGGCGCGGACGCCCGATGCGCGGATTTCCTACAACACGATCCATCTGCCACCCGCTTTGACGATCGATGCGCTGGAACGGGACGAGATCGACGTCGCGGTCAGCATGGGGCTCGAGCATTCCGCATCGATCCGTTCCGAGACGCTGCTGCACGACCGCATGGTCTGCCTGATGCGGAGCGGTCACCAGATCAAGCGCGGGCGGCTGACCTTCGAGCGCTTCATCGCGCAGGAGCACATGAAGGTCTCGATGAGCCCAACCGACCTTCGTTTCGTCGACGACGTGCTCGCCGAACGCGGCCATCGGAGACGCATCGCGCTGAACGTGCCGCATTGGCTGGTCGTACCTCATGTCTTGAAAAGCACCGATCTGCTCGCGGTGATGCCGAGGCATCTCGCCGCCGTGTTGATGGACGACGGTCTGCGGATGGAGGAACTGCCGTTCGAGTCCGCACCGTTCGACTGGATGTTGTACTGGCATCGCCGATACGATCAGAGCAATGCCAACGGCTGGCTCCGCGATCGGCTCAGGGCGGCCTGCTCCGATCTGAGTTAG
- a CDS encoding GntR family transcriptional regulator produces MTSEGENTTTAGRIAEAIGERIISGALPPDAPLRQDHVAREFHSSHVPVREAFRQLEAQHLVVAVPRRGVRVAPLDTKSVKEIAEMRAALEVVALRNAAPKFTSAHLARIEVALIEGDNAETVQEFELANRAFHHALVAPCAMPRLLASLDGLQLANSRLVFAMARNAGWRPRPSQDHRVILQALRARNIEQACSLLARHIQTIERLALPAA; encoded by the coding sequence ATGACCAGCGAGGGCGAGAACACGACGACCGCCGGGCGCATTGCCGAGGCGATCGGCGAGCGCATCATCAGCGGCGCATTGCCGCCGGATGCTCCGCTACGGCAGGACCATGTCGCGCGGGAATTCCATTCCAGCCACGTCCCGGTGCGCGAGGCGTTCCGGCAATTGGAGGCGCAGCATCTGGTCGTTGCGGTGCCTCGGCGCGGGGTGCGGGTTGCTCCCCTCGACACCAAGTCGGTGAAGGAGATCGCCGAGATGCGCGCCGCGCTCGAGGTGGTCGCGCTGCGCAATGCGGCGCCGAAATTCACGTCGGCCCATCTGGCACGGATCGAGGTCGCGCTGATCGAAGGCGACAACGCCGAGACAGTTCAGGAATTCGAACTGGCCAATCGCGCCTTTCATCACGCGCTGGTGGCGCCTTGCGCGATGCCGCGTCTGCTCGCGAGCCTCGACGGCCTGCAGCTCGCAAATTCACGGCTGGTGTTCGCGATGGCCCGCAACGCCGGCTGGCGGCCGCGGCCGAGCCAGGACCATCGCGTGATCCTGCAAGCGCTGCGCGCGCGCAACATCGAGCAAGCCTGCAGCCTGCTCGCGCGGCATATTCAGACGATCGAGCGGCTGGCCCTGCCGGCGGCGTGA
- a CDS encoding pentapeptide repeat-containing protein: MRFHLAFALVSMAALLVDPTAATSQDMLRSVDLDSPEMTTSEMTRAEVDALLKAVPQGDRRSADLEGKRLSHLDLSGLDFSGGNLHLVKLNRTNLKAARFDRAVLNQAWLIDADLTGASLVKASLLGTQMQRAKLGGADLSGARITGDLSGANLIGAKLAGADLSADMRNQSMGLMRGVLKSADLRNADLSGANLARADLEFAQLQNANLANCNLSKADLAGADLSGANLAGADFTETDLASTLLPSAAALAEARNLDKARNLNLARRPD, translated from the coding sequence ATGCGGTTTCATCTCGCATTTGCCCTTGTATCGATGGCGGCGCTGCTCGTTGATCCGACTGCCGCCACGTCGCAGGACATGTTGCGCAGCGTCGACCTCGATAGTCCCGAGATGACGACGTCGGAGATGACGCGCGCCGAGGTCGACGCGCTCCTCAAGGCCGTGCCTCAGGGGGACCGACGCAGCGCAGATTTGGAAGGAAAGCGGCTGTCGCACCTCGATCTCTCGGGCCTCGACTTCTCCGGCGGCAACCTTCATCTCGTCAAGCTCAACCGGACCAATCTGAAAGCCGCGCGCTTCGATCGGGCCGTGCTGAACCAGGCTTGGCTCATCGACGCAGATCTGACGGGGGCGTCGCTCGTCAAGGCGTCGCTGCTCGGCACGCAGATGCAGCGCGCCAAGCTTGGCGGCGCCGATTTGAGCGGCGCTCGCATCACCGGCGATCTATCCGGTGCCAACCTGATCGGGGCCAAGCTCGCGGGCGCGGATTTGAGCGCCGATATGCGCAACCAATCGATGGGCCTGATGCGTGGCGTGCTCAAATCCGCCGATCTCCGGAATGCGGATCTGAGCGGCGCCAATCTCGCGCGCGCTGATCTCGAATTCGCGCAGTTGCAGAACGCCAATTTGGCGAACTGCAACCTCAGCAAGGCTGACCTTGCGGGAGCCGATCTATCTGGCGCCAATCTCGCCGGCGCCGATTTCACCGAGACCGACCTCGCGTCGACCCTCTTGCCGAGCGCGGCCGCGCTAGCAGAGGCCCGCAATCTGGACAAGGCCCGGAACTTGAACCTGGCGCGGCGGCCAGATTAG
- a CDS encoding 8-amino-7-oxononanoate synthase codes for MSAIHAAKAADYAAALHVLSKDDRLRGLKPRAGIDFVSNDYLALASAPRIKQAVAAAIEAGTPVGAGGSRLLRGNCEEHERLEAEAAAFFRAETALFFGGGYVANFAVLTTLPQRGDLLVLDSLVHASIHEGARAGRAEFRFSAHNDSQSIEDTIRGWRAEGGTGRVWIVVESVYSMDGDVAPLDDLVAIADRHDAFLMVDEAHGTGVYGEQGRGLTAPYEGRDNLVVVHTCGKALGAAGALVTGSTVLRDFMINRCRPFIFATAPSPLVAVAVREALLILREEPEHQQRLAKLVAFTHRELDRRGWRRPSNSQIVPYIVGDNARAMQLASVLQARGFDIRGIRPPTVPAGTARLRIALTLNVDEDDVRALLDALVEETKGWSR; via the coding sequence ATGAGCGCAATCCATGCGGCCAAGGCCGCTGATTACGCCGCGGCCTTGCACGTCCTGAGCAAGGACGATCGGCTGCGCGGTCTCAAGCCGCGCGCGGGCATCGATTTCGTATCGAACGACTATCTGGCGCTGGCGAGCGCGCCACGCATCAAGCAGGCCGTCGCGGCCGCGATCGAGGCCGGCACGCCGGTCGGCGCCGGCGGGTCGCGGCTGTTGCGCGGCAATTGCGAGGAGCACGAAAGGCTGGAAGCCGAGGCCGCTGCGTTCTTCCGCGCCGAGACCGCGCTGTTCTTCGGCGGCGGCTACGTCGCCAATTTCGCCGTGCTGACGACGCTGCCGCAGCGCGGCGATCTGCTTGTCCTCGATTCGCTGGTGCACGCCAGCATCCACGAAGGTGCGCGGGCCGGCCGGGCCGAGTTCCGGTTCAGCGCGCACAATGATTCCCAATCGATCGAAGACACCATCCGCGGCTGGCGCGCCGAGGGCGGAACGGGCCGGGTCTGGATCGTGGTCGAAAGCGTCTACAGCATGGACGGCGATGTCGCGCCGCTCGACGACCTCGTCGCCATCGCTGACCGGCACGACGCGTTCCTGATGGTGGACGAAGCGCACGGCACCGGCGTCTACGGCGAACAAGGGCGCGGGCTGACGGCGCCCTATGAGGGGCGCGACAATCTCGTGGTCGTTCATACCTGCGGCAAGGCGCTGGGCGCCGCCGGCGCGCTGGTCACGGGCTCGACCGTGCTGCGCGACTTCATGATCAATCGCTGCCGCCCGTTCATCTTCGCCACCGCGCCGTCGCCGCTTGTGGCCGTCGCCGTGCGTGAAGCACTTCTGATCTTGCGAGAGGAGCCCGAGCATCAGCAGCGCCTCGCAAAGCTGGTTGCGTTCACGCATCGCGAGCTCGATCGGCGCGGCTGGCGCCGTCCGTCGAACTCGCAGATCGTGCCCTATATCGTCGGTGACAATGCGCGCGCGATGCAGCTTGCCTCAGTGCTGCAGGCGCGCGGCTTCGACATTCGCGGCATCAGACCGCCGACCGTGCCGGCCGGCACCGCGCGGCTGCGGATTGCCCTGACCCTCAATGTCGACGAGGATGACGTGCGCGCGCTGCTCGATGCGCTCGTCGAGGAGACGAAAGGCTGGTCGCGATGA